In Leishmania donovani BPK282A1 complete genome, chromosome 8, the sequence TCTGGTGGAGGGGCGCTCCCGCTTCACGCGGGAGAAAGGATACAAAGACATGATGGAGTGGTTTCGAAGCGCCGgtgtgcaccgccgcgctgaTCGCGAGCGGTTGTGCTTCTTGCTCTACCAGCGGGGCTGGCGTGTCGACAAACTATACCTGCTGGAGCCGAGCGACGTTCACTGCATGCAGTACTTGAGGAAGTCGGTGAGACAGAtggtgctggagaaggcggagtgGCAGCGCGACCACCACGCAGAgatgcgcgcgctgctgcgcgagaggGTGAAGGAGCGCGCGAGGCGCTACTTCATTCAGAAGTACAGCGGCTTCGTCAGTGCGAACTGGGCCGGGCTCGGCGTCCTGTCCGTGTTCCTCTGGAACTACAAACGCTTCAggcgtcagcagcgctcGTTTCAGGTGAAGCATGCCGTCAACACGCTCACCCACACAGACCACAGGCGCTCGAGCAGcccggcggtgccgcagcagttCGTGGAGcgcgcggcggaggagagatggACACGCCAAATGCTCCGCCGGCTGAACAACACCCACCCGCGCATCGCCGTGGTGACGGGGTTCCGCGGGTGCGGCAAgagctcgctgctgcgctcggCGGTGCGCAAGGAGCACAAACCCGCTCTCTTTGTCGAGGTGCGCGGGGTCGAGGACACGCTCACCTGCATCGTGAAGGCGATGAAGGTGCCGAATCTCGAGTCGTGCGGGGACTACCTGGAGTTCATTACAGATACCTTTACCAAGGCAGCGAAGATCAACGGTGAGCCACCCATCTTGGTTGTCACGCTGCGAGAGGGAAGCGAGTTGTCGCGGGTGTACAACGAGTCCGTCGCACTCGCTTGTGATCGCCGGCTATGCCACCTCGTTTATGAGGTGGCCTTGGAGTCACTGTCGATTCCGAATGTGCTTCTGCCACGGCTCGATTTCTACTCGGTGCCGAACTTCAACGTTCGGCAGGCGCTCCAGTACACCGAACACACGGTggacgcggtggcgatgcagcaCTTCATTGAAACGATGGGGACGAACAGCAACGACATTGACGAACTGCTGGCGGCCATTCTGCACCGCAAGGTCTCGATAGCGGAGTACACCGAGCAGAAGCTGCGGAGGGCGATGCGGCAGGTCGAGACCGCTTGGGCCGGCTCCGAGAAGCTGAGGGCTGCACTGAAGAAGCTGGCTGAGGCGGACTGCTACGTCGGACAGGAGAATGGCaccgacgcgctgcgcgatccggcgctgaaggagatgGTTTTGTACGACCCTGTGAGCGATCGATGGGTTTTTACCCACAAGGTCTACCACAccgcagcgcgctgctgtctATAGTCCTCCGCAGAGCCGAGACACGACGCTGTTGATGTGTCAAACGCGATGGGCGCCACATCCATTCACGCGCTCAACGAAAAGCCACCTAAAACGGAGGAGGACATGACGATCAGCGCAGAAGGATGGAAGACGATGCGGGGCGCTGACCGTGCAGGCGACCCCCCCTCGCGTACCTCTCCATTGTGCCGCACCGCACACCCTCTTTGCTTTTCGGCATGCTCCTCGCCTGCCTGCCCGGCCACGTGTACCGTGCTCGCATCGCTATGTGCCAGGAACTTATCTGCGATGCTGTGCGgagttgggggaggggggcgttTGGACAAGAATGAGGCaggaggggctgctgcgctggcagGCCGTGATGAGACGTTCTTCTTGCCTCCTCCAGTCGCCCGTCaccacgtgtgtgcgtgtgcacggcgTGCTCTCACACCTACTGTAACACCCCTTCAGCCCCTCTCGCCCACCCATCTACCCCCGCTTGAGTCTTGCCagggggtgggtgtgcgcagcgcgtcacGTTGACGTTAAGGGCAGGGGCTTGGAGGTGGGCGTCGAGGCAGAAGGGTACGTCCTCGGCGCAGGCTGCCTTTGTCTTCGTCGTCATTCagctcccctcttcctcccctccccccacgcGTCACTGCTGTCTCCACTCGACACtatcctccctccctctctgtccttCTCGCCACCCTTTTCTTCGATCACTTTTATCACGCCTTCCCTCtgtgtgcacacacgcgcgctgcgtTCTCGgtactccctccctcccccctctccacaTCCGCCCTGCCCTGCCCCCTTCACGCCGCGCGTGGAACGTGCATGGCGCGCCCCTCAGCGTGCGTCTCACGTTTTTTTTGCTTCGGTGCATTTGTTGCGGAAAGTAGCGCCGTGCTATAGACGAAGCACACTGTGGAAGGAAGCGCctatatgcatgtgtgtacatatatatacacggCGCCTAAACCGGAAACGCCAACGAGGTCGAACCCATCCATCGCTGTCGCCACTACTGCTTTATTCTACtcgtgcatgcgtgtctgcggcagagctgcggaTGCGAAGGAGTAGTGCAGCTCgcaccgcccccctccccactcacTCGCTCGCAGAGGTGCGCACGCCTTGGTACCGTCCTCTTCCTGTattctctccctccgcctCGGACTCTCCGTCGTTGCAACTTCGTGTCCGGCAAGCTAAGAAAGACGAGTGCAGCCGCTCGGGGCGTTTGCGCTTCAATCGTCATCATTGCGGTCGAATACCGTGCCGCTATGTTGAGCCAGCCAACGCGTCGCTGCCTGTTCACGGCGGTGTCCTCGGTGTCGagcaccactgccgcctcctcttcggGCGGCGTGTCGCGCGAGCTGGAtgcgtcggcggtgaggcggtCGGCCTTTGCCCAGCCGGGGCTGGAGGGACTGCGCATCGCTGCGTACGCGCCTACTGAGCCAGGCgtgccgtcgtcgcagcgCCGGCTTCCCGTGGCTATTGGTCAcgtcgtcgcgcagctgTCGTCCCTTGTGTTCGCAGTAGACTTCGATGACAGACTACCACCGCCCGCCGTGTCGCTGGGATCACGCGTCTACGTGGCCTACGAGCGGGAGGATGTGGACCCGATTTCGCAGCAGGGCGATGGAGGCGTGGGTGGTGCACCGAGTCGCGTCTTCCTGGTGGGCGGCCTCGTCGTGCGAGTGAACCCTAATGGCACCTTGGGTGTCCTGCTGGACCACAACAAGGTAGATCTGGCGGTCCCGCCGGAAAAGATAGCCGTGACGGAGGGCGTGTGCAAGTTCCTCAATCATCCCAAGTACCTGCGGGTTGTGGAGTGGGTGCGCTCCGCCGGTCTCTCGGAGACGGACGACGTGGAGAGCACCGCGTGCATCCTGTACCACCGCGGCTGGCGGGCGGAGCGTCTGTACCTGCTCGAGGCTTCTGACATCCGCAGCATGACGCACCTGTCCCAGTCCGCCCGCATGTCGCTCATGGAGAAGGCAGAGTGGCAGCGCGATCACCACCGTCAGATGCGCAACATTCACAGGGAGCGTGTGAAGGAGCGGGACCGACGGTACATGTCGGCCAAGTACGCCGGCATCCTctccgccagcgtcgccttCTGCGGTGCCTTTTCGCTCTTTGGGTGGAACTACAGGAACTACCTGACGCACCAGCGCTCCTACCAGATGCGTTTCGCGGTGAAGACGCTCTGCAAGAAGGTGCCTCCGGGAAGCGCAGCCACCAtcggcgcgccgccagcagcgacgggtGTGGAGACATCGATGTCGTCGTCTGCGGCGCATCGCATGTCGAAGCACGTTAGTCGGGTGGTGCAGGAGCGCTGGATTCGACAGGTGTTTCACCGACTCGATACAGCGCACCCTCGTATCGTGGTTATCACCGGGTACTTTGGGTGCGGGAAGAGCTCGCTGTGCTGCACTGCCATTCACGATGAAGGCATGGCCGGCGTCTTCGTGGATGTGCGCAACAAGGAggacacgctgcgcagcgtcaTCAAGGCACTTGGTGTGCCGCACGTCGAGGCCTGCGGCGACCCCCTCGACTTCATCTCGGAAGCATGTTACAAGGCCAAGTCCATCACGAATGGAAAGGCGCCCGTGATTGTGCTGAAGCTGCGTGAGGGGAATAGCCTGACGCGTGTGTACAAcgaggcgctgacgctggcgTGCGATCGCCGCGCGTGCCACATCGTGGTTGAGCTGCCGCTCGAGTCGCTGACCACGACTAACacgttgctgccgcggttGGATTTTTACACGGTCCCCAACTTCAGCCGCTCGCAGGCGTACGAGTACATTCAACATCGCCTCGACGCTCTCGGCATGGAGGTGTTTCTGGACACCGTGGGCACGAACAGCAACGACTTGGATGAGCTGCTTGCTGCCGCTCATCAGCACCGTGTATCGGCGACAGAGTACACGAACCAGAAGCTTCTCAAGGCGATGCGCCGGCTGCAGACGGCGTGGGGCGATGACGCGCAGCTCAAGGCGGCCGTGAAGCGTCTGGCGCAGTTGCCATACGATGAAGGCCAACACGAGGGCCTTGACGACAGCAGTCTCAGCCACCCATCGCTGCGCGATGTGATCTTCTACAATTCTGTGCAGGATGTTTGGCTCTTCAAGAACCAAGTGCtgcacaccgccgcctcctgcttgCTATGAGGCGGCTCAACACGGCGCGGACGAgaaagcggcggcaggcATCTCTGTGCACGTGCTCTGCGGGCCGTCGCTGACGTACTACTCCGGGgcaggggggggagggaagtaAGCAGAGCCGTGCAATGCATGGCTCATGGGTGCCCTCTCCGTGCACCGGCATTACTCAGACCGCCTGGTGGGGCAGCAGGCATCGAGCTAGTAGctgggcggtgctgctgccgtcgcgcccGACACTTTGGGGATGGTCGAGGACgagcgcagcgtcagcaggCGAGAAAGAAAATAGTGAGAGACCGAGATAAACgagtcagcggcagcgcgtaACCTCCCACGCACACCGTCTTCGTGACGCGTGTCAGGGGCCTCTTACCTACTGGTGTATGTATGCCTTCTCGCTTTCACTACCACCTTTGCCCTCGCCCTTGCTCTTCCCTCCGCACCCCCGCCTCTCGGGTCGGCTGCCAGCACGCCTCCACTTTCGGTTTCGTCACAGCGgtgctctctcgctttcaTCTCTTTGTGGATGGAGGCGCGTGCGGGGACTGGTGCGggcctctcccctcctccgcatAGAGTAAACTCACCCATGCacgtacgtgcgcgcgcgcgaagaCAGCAGGCAGCACGGCGGTCCattggcgtgtgtgtgtgtgtgtgtgtgtgtgtgtgtgcgggttTCTGAAGCGAGGCCGCTGCGTTGCTGCGGAAAAGGCTCAACCGCACGAGCAAGGAAGAAGAAGGAAGCAGCGAAGGGGATGCGGAGTCACCTACAGCACCGTTCGCGCTGCTGACACCGcgcacaccccaccccgcacacacacacgcacgcacacgcgtgcctgCGCAGAGAGGTGCGTTCTTGAATGTGTGGAATGGTCGATTCCTCTTGCTTCTGCACACAGCCATCTTGATCTCGAGCGCGCAAGAGCGCCACTTTCACGACACAGAGCACAAAGGCGGTCCGCTCTATAGCAGTCAATGTCGAGACTTCGCCGCACCAGCGTGCCGCTCTACTTTCACACACTGACGGCTTGTGCGCTCCTCGACTCACATCGCTCCCTCTGGagcggcaccgacggcacCATCGCGtccgcctgcgtgcgccTTGACAACATCGATCTCATCGGCTGCGTTGgcgacaccgctgcggcCAAGCCTCCTTATGCGCGGTATGTCGGTAAGTTCTTTGGTAacagcgcgagcgccgctgctgctggcggcagcaTCACGTCCATGATTCCTGGAGTCGTCTACGCCGttcacctgcagcacctctttCTGCCGCTCATCATCGAGATCGGCTTTGGCGTCCACATTGAACACGATAAGAGCGAGGAGTACCTCAGCGGCTTGGTGGGTGGCGTCTTCGTGCGCGTGAACGGCAACGGAGCGTATAgaacgctgctgctggacagcagcggcttcaACGTGGCTGGTCCCGCGGAGACGATAATCCCACCAGAAGGCCGACCGAAAATCCTGAGCACAGCTGAGCACCGCGAGGTGGTGGAACGGTTTCACACGGCCTGCTTGGCGCACATTCCGCAAGAGGGGCCCCTGCGCGTGCTGGACGAATCGAGGCGGCATAGAGACCACCATCGATGGGTGCTGCAGCTTTTGAAAAAGCGGGTAGCCGAGCGCGGCTTGCGCTGCGATTCCATCAACTGCAGCGGTGTGGTCAGCGCGGTTATGGCGCTTTCGCGTATCGCCTTCGCGTTGGAGCACCATTTGATGACTCATCGCAGAGAGCAACGTACACTTCAGCTCGCAAGCGCCACTAACtcgctcacgcacacgtcAAATCGCATCCGTAGCGTCCTTTTATGGCCTCAtcggtgccgcagcacatTACTTCGCaacaaagagaagagaaTACAGTTTTCCAGTTGGTGCCGTAGCGtccctgcagcgccgtgcgcgcggAGGCTGCGCGGGGGCAGTAGCTCGCGGCGGGTGTACAAGGGCGCGGTCGCGCTGGCGTGCGACGGTCGTCTGTGCGATCTCGCCCGGGAGGTGGCCATGGAGCCGCTGACCGTGGCAGGCGCTgggctgccgcgccgcgacGCCTGCACGAGTCCCGTGCTCGACCGCGAGCGCAGGCACTCGCCTACGCGCAGCACACTTTGTGGGCCCCGTCAGCCCCAGCCGCATCATCGACATCATCGgaacgagcagcagcgatttGGACGAGCTGTTTGCCGCCGTGCACCAAGGCCGCGGCGGGCGNNNNNNNNNNNNNNNNNNNNNNNNNNNNNNNNNNNNNNNNNNNNNNNNNNNNNNNNNNNNNNNNNNNNNNNNNNNNNNNNNNNNNNNNNNNNNNNNNNNNNNNNNNNNNNNNNNNNNNNNNNNNNNNNNNNNNNNNNNNNNNNNNNNNNNNNNNNNNNNNNNNNNNNNNNNNNNNNNNNNNNNNNNNNNNNNNNNNNNNNNNNNNNNNNNNNNNNNNNNNNNNNNNNNNNNNNNNNNNNNNNNNNNNNNNNNNNNNNNNNNNNNNNNNNNNNNNNNNNNNNNNNNNNNNNNNNNNNNNNNNNNNNNNNNNNNNNNNNNNNNNNNNNNNNNNNNNNNNNNNNNNNNNNNNNNNNNNNNNNNNNNNNNNNNNNNNNNNNNNNNNNNNNNNNNNGCCAGGgccgcgacggaggaggtgtgtatgtgtgtgcgtgtgtgtgtcgctgtCTTTCCTCGCGCTGTTGTCGTGGATGCTTCTTCTGCTCTCTGGTGCTGTGAAGGGTGGCGCACGGGTGACGGGGTtggcgggtggtggcgcggcggtgcaggatgGAGGGTGCTGGAGCCGtgccgcacaggcacgccgAGGCCCCTCCGTCCCCCTCTGCACGCACCGCGCACCACAGGCCTCACACAGGCGCGCCTAGGACAGCGCAAGGGAGAAAGAAAGCAGCAAGCAACCGCGGGCGACAATTTGTGCCACGGCGGTCCTttgcgctctctcttcctcccgtCCCTCGCCCCGgctgtgcgccgcggcggcgtgtcTGACACCCACCGGCCCCCTCTCCCTAtgcttgtgtgtatgccAGCAGGTGGCCCACCCGCCCCAGCTGTGCACGACTCGCAGTCGTCTTTGCCTGTCCCCTCACCACTCCCCCCCCGCACACTTctcgctctgcctctctctcctccccgcccccaAAACAAACGCGCACGGGCAAGCGCACAGCAACAAgaagcgcgtgcacacgcagcagcaacaaagACATCCCTTTGCCAGGACTCGACTCCCCTCCGCTCTCCCACTCGCTcaccctcgccgccctcctcgccagctccgctgcgccatctcgaCCCCCTTGCCAtttcacccccccctccgtcCACATCTGCTTTACATCCGTTTTCCGGTGTGAGCGTGCGAAGATGGNNNNNNNNNNNNNNNNNNNNNNNNNNNNNNNNNNNNNNNNNNNNNNNNNNNNNNNNNNNNNNNNNNNNNNNNNNNNNNNNNNNNNNNNNNNNNNNNNNNCTGTGCACGACTCGCAGTCGTCTTTGCCTGTCCCCTCACCACTCCCCCCCCGCACACTTctcgctctgcctctctctcctccccgcccccaAAACAAACGCGCACGGGCAAGCGCACAGCAACAAgaagcgcgtgcacacgcagcagcaacaaagACATCCCTTTGCCAGGACTCGACTCCCCTCCGCTCTCCCACTCGCTcaccctcgccgc encodes:
- a CDS encoding tuzin, putative produces the protein MIPGVVYAVHLQHLFLPLIIEIGFGVHIEHDKSEEYLSGLVGGVFVRVNGNGAYRTLLLDSSGFNVAGPAETIIPPEGRPKILSTAEHREVVERFHTACLAHIPQEGPLRVLDESRRHRDHHRWVLQLLKKRVAERGLRCDSINCSGVVSAVMALSRIAFALEHHLMTHRREQRTLQLASATNSLTHTSNRIRSVLLWPHRCRSTLLRNKEKRIQFSSWCRSVPAAPCARRLRGGSSSRRVYKGAVALACDGRLCDLAREVAMEPLTVAGAGLPRRDACTSPVLDRERRHSPTRSTLCGPRQPQPHHRHHRNEQQRFGRAVCRRAPRPRRA
- a CDS encoding tuzin, putative, coding for MEEVHLSPIADVSTRVYVRVGRTATNEDRIAGGIVGRVNSNGTLGVLMDNNSFEAQVSQDDVILVEGRSRFTREKGYKDMMEWFRSAGVHRRADRERLCFLLYQRGWRVDKLYLLEPSDVHCMQYLRKSVRQMVLEKAEWQRDHHAEMRALLRERVKERARRYFIQKYSGFVSANWAGLGVLSVFLWNYKRFRRQQRSFQVKHAVNTLTHTDHRRSSSPAVPQQFVERAAEERWTRQMLRRLNNTHPRIAVVTGFRGCGKSSLLRSAVRKEHKPALFVEVRGVEDTLTCIVKAMKVPNLESCGDYLEFITDTFTKAAKINGEPPILVVTLREGSELSRVYNESVALACDRRLCHLVYEVALESLSIPNVLLPRLDFYSVPNFNVRQALQYTEHTVDAVAMQHFIETMGTNSNDIDELLAAILHRKVSIAEYTEQKLRRAMRQVETAWAGSEKLRAALKKLAEADCYVGQENGTDALRDPALKEMVLYDPVSDRWVFTHKVYHTAARCCL
- a CDS encoding tuzin, putative, which gives rise to MLSQPTRRCLFTAVSSVSSTTAASSSGGVSRELDASAVRRSAFAQPGLEGLRIAAYAPTEPGVPSSQRRLPVAIGHVVAQLSSLVFAVDFDDRLPPPAVSLGSRVYVAYEREDVDPISQQGDGGVGGAPSRVFLVGGLVVRVNPNGTLGVLLDHNKVDLAVPPEKIAVTEGVCKFLNHPKYLRVVEWVRSAGLSETDDVESTACILYHRGWRAERLYLLEASDIRSMTHLSQSARMSLMEKAEWQRDHHRQMRNIHRERVKERDRRYMSAKYAGILSASVAFCGAFSLFGWNYRNYLTHQRSYQMRFAVKTLCKKVPPGSAATIGAPPAATGVETSMSSSAAHRMSKHVSRVVQERWIRQVFHRLDTAHPRIVVITGYFGCGKSSLCCTAIHDEGMAGVFVDVRNKEDTLRSVIKALGVPHVEACGDPLDFISEACYKAKSITNGKAPVIVLKLREGNSLTRVYNEALTLACDRRACHIVVELPLESLTTTNTLLPRLDFYTVPNFSRSQAYEYIQHRLDALGMEVFLDTVGTNSNDLDELLAAAHQHRVSATEYTNQKLLKAMRRLQTAWGDDAQLKAAVKRLAQLPYDEGQHEGLDDSSLSHPSLRDVIFYNSVQDVWLFKNQVLHTAASCLL
- a CDS encoding amastin-like protein produces the protein MCVRVCVAVFPRAVVVDASSALWCCEGWRTGDGVGGWWRGGAGWRVLEPCRTGTPRPLRPPLHAPRTTGLTQARLGQRKGERKQQATAGDNLCHGGPLRSLFLPSLAPAVRRGGVSDTHRPPLPMLVCMPAGGPPAPAVHDSQSSLPVPSPLPPRTLLALPLSPPRPQNKRARASAQQQEARAHAAATKTSLCQDSTPLRSPTRSPSPPSSPAPLRHLDPLAISPPPPSTSALHPFSGVSVRRW